Genomic DNA from Kluyveromyces lactis strain NRRL Y-1140 chromosome C complete sequence:
TTGTTTAAAAATTATCCGAATTTCTTCTAGGCTAGGTTGGGACTCTCAAGGCGATGACGTCGGCGATTTAGTCTCGAGTTTGGAGGAAGAAAACGGCGGGAGCATGTATATCACATACTGAATGCAGTGAAAATATATAACACATAAAATTGATAGAATTTGGACATTTAATAGCCACAGTGCTTATCGGTTAGAATGAATACTCTTATTCAGAGTGCTATTAAATCCTATGCGTACCTTTACGTTGCATCAAAGCCTAAGAAAAATACATTTTTATTTAGATGTCGGATCTTGGCTAAGAATGGTTTACTTTAAGGACAAAAAGATAGGGCCGCAGCCAACAGTGAATCAGAATGACTGCAGGTTCCATCTTTTTCAGCAAGTTTGTTGTTACAAAACAAGTTTTCTACGTATGTGAAATACCATGTAGAGGATATACTTTAATTAGCAAAGTGCAATTATTGCTTTGAGTGATACCTTCAATTTACTAACCGTTGAATTCACTACTCAATAACTTCAGAAAACTAAATATTCATACGCGTTGGTGAATTTAAAACCTTTATTTCCGGGCCATGTGCTAGTTGTGCCGTTGCGTACCGAATGCCTTTCTCTCTCTGATCTTACTCCAGAAGAGAACAAAGATTATTTTGCTACTTTGCAAGTGGTACATCAATTCATCAGCGATGAATTTCATGCCGATTCCGTTAATGTTGCAATTCAGGACGGTCCTGAGGCAGGGCAAACCGTTCCACATTTACACACGCATATTATTCCAAGACACAAGGTAAACAACATTGGTGATAAAGTCTACGACAAGTTAGATGCATGgacttttgaagaacaattggCTAAATGGAATGAAAGGC
This window encodes:
- the HNT2 gene encoding bis(5'-adenosyl)-triphosphatase (similar to uniprot|P49775 Saccharomyces cerevisiae YDR305C HNT2 Dinucleoside triphosphate hydrolase), which encodes MTAGSIFFSKFVVTKQVFYKTKYSYALVNLKPLFPGHVLVVPLRTECLSLSDLTPEENKDYFATLQVVHQFISDEFHADSVNVAIQDGPEAGQTVPHLHTHIIPRHKVNNIGDKVYDKLDAWTFEEQLAKWNERRSDYASADTSIIKRELIVPDVQREPRSMDEMSAEAHALSQKLNLFLEQNPKLKEYY